One Xiphophorus couchianus chromosome 1, X_couchianus-1.0, whole genome shotgun sequence genomic region harbors:
- the tnnc2.2 gene encoding troponin C, skeletal muscle: MTDAQQEARSYLSEEMLAEFKAAFDLFDTDGGGDISTKELGTVMRMLGQNPTREELDEIIEEVDEDGSGSIDFEEFLVMMVRLLKEDEAGKSEEELAECFRVFDKNGDGYIDRDEFALIIRSSGETITDDEIDELLKDGDKNSDGMLDFDEFLKMMENVQ, from the exons ATG ACTGACGCGCAACAAGAGGCCCGCTCCTATCTGAGCGAGGAAATGCTGGCTG AGTTCAAAGCCGCCTTCGACCTGTTCGACACCGACGGTGGCGGCGACATCAGCACCAAGGAGTTGGGTACCGTGATGAGGATGCTGGGCCAGAACCCGACAAGAGAAGAGTTGGATGAAATCATCGAGGAGGTCGATGAGGATG GCAGCGGCAGCATCGACTTCGAGGAGTTCTTGGTCATGATGGTGAGGCTGCTCAAGGAGGACGAGGCCGGCAAGAGCGAGGAAGAGTTGGCAGAGTGCTTCCGTGTGTTCGACAA GAACGGTGACGGATACATCGACAGAGACGAGTTCGCCCTGATCATCCGCAGCAGCGGGGAAACCATCACAGACGACGAAATTGATGAGCTGTTGAAGGACGGAGACAAGAACTCCGATGGCATGCTGGACTTTGACG AATTCCTCAAGATGATGGAGAATGTGCAGTAA
- the LOC114145511 gene encoding olfactory receptor 14I1-like has protein sequence MPNFTGMQAAGAPNISSQCLWSTQNQTDRLAAAGHLFHSIIPRGPAVPALICVFAFLTLFSLLVNLFTLYTIERSGDFSYLPRFILCKSLIFSDLLQTVTFAPAIIDSLARRQTMAFNPYCYFQHVVGGATIFSSLTTITCMALERYLFVCYALQYTVTVTRERVSKVLVLVWLYSAAIGVVSLSLVLSKGRQENVPDVTVGLLCEPDIMEQHVGSPRAPAIFRKVAGSLALLLCLLAHAFSYFRMYRNASNAVVPFNESNAAARRTVLFYCGMLFLQLLPLLIKVTSDALWEFKGTGVIEMSAGSREDCLAGPSATAAGFHVSLLVMLLVPPCINPLVYGLRSVELRKALVKLLRWRVGHRGDQERPRGMMRLRNVVHPNLPDAG, from the coding sequence ATGCCTAACTTTACTGGGATGCAGGCAGCGGGGGCGCCGAACATCAGCTCTCAGTGTTTGTGGTCCACCCAGAACCAGACGGATCGCCTGGCCGCAGCGGGACACCTTTTCCATTCCATCATTCCTCGCGGACCGGCAGTCCCCGCGCTCATTTGCGTTTTTGCCTTCCTGactcttttctctttattggTCAACCTGTTCACTTTGTACACCATCGAGCGGTCGGGAGACTTCTCCTATCTGCCGCGGTTCATCCTCTGCAAAAGCCTGATCTTCAGCGACCTGCTCCAGACCGTCACCTTCGCTCCCGCAATCATCGACTCGCTCGCGCGGCGCCAGACCATGGCGTTCAACCCTTACTGCTACTTTCAGCACGTCGTCGGCGGAGCCACCATCTTCTCCAGCCTCACCACCATCACCTGCATGGCACTGGAGCGCTACCTGTTCGTGTGCTACGCCCTCCAGTACACGGTGACGGTCACCCGGGAGCGCGTGAGCAAAGTCCTCGTCCTCGTCTGGTTGTACTCTGCCGCCATCGGCGTCGTCAGCTTGAGTCTGGTGCTGAGTAAAGGAAGGCAGGAGAACGTCCCGGACGTCACCGTGGGGCTGCTATGCGAACCGGACATCATGGAGCAGCACGTGGGCTCCCCGCGCGCTCCCGCTATATTCCGAAAAGTGGCCGGTTCCCTCGCGCTGCTGCTCTGCCTGCTGGCACACGCCTTCTCATACTTCAGGATGTATCGCAACGCCAGCAACGCCGTTGTGCCGTTTAACGAGAGCAACGCCGCGGCGCGACGGACCGTCCTCTTCTACTGCGGGATGctgttcctgcagctgctgccgctgctcATCAAGGTGACGTCGGACGCGCTGTGGGAATTCAAGGGTACCGGCGTCATCGAGATGTCCGCCGGGTCTCGGGAGGACTGCCTTGCCGGCCCCTCGGCGACCGCGGCGGGGTTCCACGTGTCCCTGCTGGTCATGCTGCTGGTCCCACCCTGCATCAACCCTCTGGTGTACGGACTGCGGAGCGTGGAGCTCAGGAAGGCGCTGGTCAAGCTGCTCCGCTGGCGCGTGGGGCACAGAGGCGACCAGGAGCGGCCGCGCGGGATGATGCGGCTCAGGAACGTTGTGCATCCCAACCTTCCTGACGCGGGTTAG
- the tnnc2.1 gene encoding troponin C, skeletal muscle, translated as MPTDAQTDARSFLTEEMISEFKAAFDMFDTDGGGDISTKELGTVMRMLGQNPSREELDAIIEEVDEDGSGTIDFEEFLVMMVQQLKEDQAGKSEEELSECFRIFDKNGDGFVDREEFGDILHMTGEQVAEEDIDEMFGESDSNKDGKIDFDEFLKMMENVQ; from the exons ATG CCCACTGACGCCCAGACTGACGCCCGCTCCTTCCTTACTGAGGAGATGATTTCAG AGTTCAAGGCTGCCTTCGACATGTTCGACACAGATGGTGGCGGTGACATCAGCACCAAGGAGCTGGGCACTGTGATGAGGATGCTGGGCCAGAACCCATCTAGAGAGGAGCTGGACGCCATCATTGAGGAGGTGGATGAAGACG GCAGCGGTACCATCGACTTTGAGGAGTTCCTGGTCATGATGGTGCAGCAGCTAAAGGAGGACCAGGCCGGAAAGAGCGAAGAGGAGCTTTCAGAATGTTTCCGCATTTTCGACAA GAACGGAGACGGCTTCGTTGACCGGGAAGAATTTGGAGATATCCTCCACATGACGGGAGAGCAGGTCGCAGAGGAAGACATTGATGAAATGTTCGGCGAGTCAGACTCCAACAAAGACGGAAAAATTGATTTTGATG AGTTTCTCAAGATGATGGAGAATGTCCAGTGA
- the taf13 gene encoding transcription initiation factor TFIID subunit 13 — protein MAEEEDEPGFEEELEDGSGGVDAAGHGRRKRLFSKELRCMMYGFGDDQNPYTESVDILEDLVIEFITEMTHKAMSIGRQGRVQVEDIVFLIRKDPRKFARVKDLLTMNEELKRARKAFDEANYGS, from the coding sequence AtggcggaggaggaggacgagccGGGCTtcgaggaggagctggaggacggCTCCGGCGGGGTGGACGCCGCTGGCCACGGCAGGAGGAAAAGGCTCTTCTCTAAGGAACTCCGCTGCATGATGTACGGCTTCGGTGACGACCAGAACCCGTACACAGAGTCCGTGGACATCCTGGAGGACCTGGTGATCGAGTTCATCACGGAGATGACCCACAAAGCCATGTCCATCGGGCGGCAAGGCCGCGTCCAGGTGGAAGACATAGTTTTTCTGATCCGCAAAGATCCCAGAAAATTTGCCCGCGTCAAAGATTTGCTGACCATGAACGAGGAGCTGAAGAGAGCCCGGAAAGCTTTCGACGAAGCCAATTATGGCTCTTAA